From Alienimonas californiensis, a single genomic window includes:
- a CDS encoding TrkA C-terminal domain-containing protein yields MAAAFLSLLATLAISLVVTRVATVAFMATGMSRESARFQARSTFTGVGYATHEAESVMNHPVRRRIAMILMLLGNLGVATVAGTVMLSVASINDAARPGDENYDPWAIWKAVGLFIAGTLTLIWLANSEWVERRLNRIISRALRKYTSLNVQDYVALLHLAQGYVISELRVEPEDWLANKTLIQLALPQEGVLVLGVQRKGGAYVGAPHGETLIRPYDTLLVYANGNRVEELDSRPAGRAGDEEHAAAVAAQGRVEAKEDAEERVAA; encoded by the coding sequence GTGGCCGCCGCGTTCCTGTCCCTGCTGGCGACGCTGGCGATCTCGCTGGTGGTGACCCGGGTCGCCACGGTCGCGTTCATGGCGACCGGGATGAGCCGGGAAAGCGCTCGCTTTCAGGCTCGCAGCACTTTCACCGGCGTGGGGTACGCCACCCATGAGGCGGAAAGCGTCATGAATCACCCGGTCCGCCGGCGGATCGCGATGATCCTGATGTTGCTGGGGAACCTGGGCGTGGCGACGGTCGCCGGCACGGTGATGCTGTCGGTCGCCTCAATCAACGACGCCGCCCGGCCCGGCGACGAGAACTACGATCCGTGGGCGATCTGGAAGGCCGTGGGGCTGTTTATCGCCGGGACGCTGACGCTGATCTGGCTGGCGAACAGCGAATGGGTGGAACGCCGGCTCAACCGGATTATTTCCCGGGCGCTGCGGAAATATACCTCCCTCAACGTGCAGGATTACGTCGCCCTGTTGCACCTCGCGCAGGGTTACGTCATCAGCGAATTGCGAGTCGAACCGGAGGACTGGCTGGCGAACAAGACGCTCATTCAACTGGCCCTGCCGCAGGAGGGCGTCTTGGTGTTGGGCGTGCAGCGGAAGGGCGGAGCGTACGTCGGAGCGCCGCACGGGGAGACGCTGATTCGGCCTTACGACACGCTGCTGGTGTACGCGAACGGCAACCGGGTCGAAGAACTGGACTCCCGCCCCGCCGGCCGGGCCGGCGACGAGGAGCACGCCGCCGCCGTCGCCGCCCAGGGCCGCGTCGAGGCGAAGGAGGACGCGGAGGAACGCGTCGCCGCGTGA
- a CDS encoding GH3 auxin-responsive promoter family protein, which translates to MPVEPPPPALRPFVPTNEANTVRDETPPASAPPLRPRRHVVGERFTLGQRIVERVLFKRSASVTADLHAAGRDVRGTQLELLGSLIRRARRSDFGRDRDLASIRERDRKLLVRELRSRVPVMNYADHRPYIEATLAGRARALFRPGERIAMFALTSGTTDARKFLPVPRRAVQNHRRGWFVWGLSTFLPDPPALLRGKLALAGDPAEEHSPGGTPCGSISGLLAQLQPGTMKRTYVAPPEAGFLRREASPAGAAARLTEAKYYLQWRFGVHCDVSSFVTPNPASHLNFARWGAAHAELLIDHTARGGLPEDLFAPGGALAGVDLPGSVRRAARRHLPADPARAQALRAIARNAGGLRPADVWANLNIIGCWTGGTLGHYLPLLREFYGDARIRDIGLIASEGRTTIPMQDGTPAGLLDVRGAFFEFVPEERIDQPDPPVLLADELTPGRNYYVLMTTPGGLWRYDIRDVVRCEGYAPPTGSARELKRSAGPGTPSLSFLSKGRNFSSVTGEKLTEYQAAAAVSGALESLGRRLNAYALAPVFHAGSPRYELFAAAGEAPPPAVAAEIDRRLRSLNCEYDAKRASGRLGALAVRPLPAGAWEAWDARRLALTGGVAEQYKRPVLIGDLAFADDIDPPARRSIAG; encoded by the coding sequence GTGCCCGTCGAACCGCCCCCGCCCGCGCTGCGCCCGTTCGTCCCGACGAACGAGGCGAACACGGTGCGCGACGAGACGCCCCCTGCGTCGGCCCCGCCGCTCCGGCCCCGGCGGCACGTCGTGGGGGAGCGGTTCACGCTGGGGCAGCGGATCGTCGAGCGGGTGCTCTTCAAGCGGTCTGCGAGCGTCACCGCGGATCTGCACGCCGCCGGCCGCGACGTGCGGGGCACGCAACTCGAACTGCTCGGCAGCCTGATCCGCCGGGCACGCCGCAGCGACTTCGGCAGGGACCGCGACCTCGCGTCGATCCGCGAGCGGGATCGCAAATTGCTCGTCCGCGAACTGCGGAGCCGCGTGCCGGTGATGAACTACGCGGATCACCGTCCCTACATCGAGGCGACGCTCGCCGGCCGGGCGCGGGCGCTGTTCCGCCCGGGGGAGCGGATCGCCATGTTCGCCCTGACCAGCGGCACGACCGACGCCCGCAAGTTCCTGCCGGTGCCGCGGCGGGCAGTGCAGAACCACCGCCGCGGGTGGTTCGTCTGGGGGCTGTCCACCTTCCTGCCGGACCCGCCGGCTCTGCTGCGGGGCAAGCTGGCGCTGGCGGGCGATCCGGCCGAGGAGCACAGCCCCGGCGGCACGCCCTGCGGGAGCATCTCCGGTCTGCTCGCCCAGTTGCAGCCGGGCACGATGAAACGCACCTACGTTGCCCCGCCGGAGGCGGGCTTTCTGCGGCGCGAGGCCTCCCCGGCCGGCGCCGCGGCCCGACTGACCGAGGCGAAGTACTACCTCCAGTGGCGATTCGGGGTGCACTGCGACGTCAGCAGTTTCGTCACCCCGAATCCGGCGTCGCACCTCAACTTCGCCCGCTGGGGGGCGGCGCACGCGGAACTGCTGATCGACCACACCGCCCGCGGCGGGCTGCCGGAGGACCTCTTCGCCCCCGGCGGCGCGCTGGCCGGCGTGGACCTGCCGGGGTCCGTCCGCAGGGCCGCCCGCAGGCATCTCCCCGCCGACCCGGCCCGGGCCCAGGCCCTGCGGGCGATCGCCCGCAACGCCGGCGGACTGCGGCCGGCGGACGTCTGGGCGAATCTCAACATCATCGGCTGCTGGACGGGCGGCACGCTGGGGCACTACCTCCCGCTGCTGCGCGAGTTCTACGGCGACGCGCGCATCCGGGACATCGGTCTGATCGCCAGCGAGGGCCGCACCACGATCCCCATGCAGGACGGCACCCCCGCCGGGCTGCTGGACGTCCGCGGAGCCTTCTTCGAGTTCGTCCCCGAGGAACGCATCGACCAGCCGGACCCGCCGGTCCTCCTCGCGGACGAACTCACGCCGGGGCGGAATTATTACGTACTGATGACCACCCCCGGCGGGCTGTGGCGGTACGACATCCGCGACGTGGTCCGTTGCGAAGGCTACGCCCCGCCGACCGGCTCCGCCCGCGAACTGAAGCGGTCCGCCGGGCCGGGCACGCCGTCGCTGAGCTTCCTCTCCAAGGGCCGGAACTTCAGCAGCGTGACGGGGGAGAAACTGACCGAATATCAGGCCGCCGCCGCCGTCAGCGGCGCCTTGGAATCGCTGGGCCGCCGGCTGAACGCCTACGCGCTGGCGCCGGTGTTTCACGCCGGGTCGCCCCGCTACGAGTTGTTCGCCGCGGCCGGCGAGGCCCCGCCGCCCGCGGTCGCCGCGGAGATTGACCGTCGCCTACGTTCGTTGAACTGCGAATACGACGCCAAGCGGGCCAGCGGCCGGCTGGGGGCGCTGGCCGTGCGGCCGCTGCCGGCGGGGGCCTGGGAGGCGTGGGACGCCCGCCGCCTCGCCCTCACCGGCGGCGTCGCGGAGCAATATAAACGGCCGGTGCTGATCGGCGATCTGGCCTTCGCCGACGACATCGACCCCCCGGCCCGCCGCAGCATCGCGGGCTGA
- a CDS encoding homocitrate synthase/isopropylmalate synthase family protein, producing MRRRSLLSSLSPRRLLESQVKKLVIGHHNRAGVVLFSDTTLRDGEQMPGATLEPEEKLRIARALGEAGVHSLDAGFPAAGPADVAGIELMCNEVPGVVLTALCRTLKSDIDLAAGALKKQPRIRKGVSLFCGTSPLHREHKLRKSKAEVLDLIAETVTHAADRFAVVSFAAEDATRTEPDFLVQCYSTAVECGASTCGLPDTVGVCTPETAAGWVRLLKEQVPGIDRCLIAGHFHNDLGLAVANTLAAVQAGAAVVQCTVGGIGERAGNASLEEVAVALELNKQQYGRTHKLDLSKLAPLGQLVSELTGVPVSPMKPVYGANVWATEAGIHQDGFLKHPDTYLPYRPELVGGPPVHLVLGRHSGRGAVRVRLKELNLPDDDAATARVVEGLKSLPKRTPITDDRLRRWAVGQNAAGEN from the coding sequence GTGCGTCGCCGGTCCCTGCTGTCGTCCCTCTCGCCCCGGCGGCTCCTTGAGTCGCAGGTGAAAAAACTCGTGATCGGACATCATAACCGCGCCGGCGTGGTGCTGTTTTCGGACACGACCCTCCGCGACGGCGAGCAGATGCCGGGGGCGACGCTCGAACCGGAGGAGAAACTCCGCATCGCCCGGGCGTTGGGCGAGGCGGGGGTGCACAGCCTCGACGCCGGCTTCCCCGCCGCCGGGCCGGCGGACGTCGCCGGGATCGAGTTGATGTGCAACGAGGTGCCCGGCGTGGTGCTGACCGCCCTCTGCCGGACGCTCAAAAGCGATATCGACCTCGCCGCGGGGGCTCTCAAAAAGCAGCCGCGGATTCGCAAGGGGGTGAGCCTGTTCTGCGGGACCAGCCCGCTGCACCGGGAGCACAAGCTCCGGAAGTCGAAGGCCGAGGTGCTCGACCTCATCGCCGAGACGGTCACGCACGCCGCGGACCGCTTCGCCGTCGTCTCCTTCGCCGCCGAGGACGCCACCCGCACGGAGCCGGACTTCCTTGTGCAGTGCTACTCCACCGCGGTCGAGTGCGGGGCGAGCACCTGCGGACTGCCGGACACCGTCGGCGTCTGCACTCCCGAAACCGCCGCCGGCTGGGTGCGATTGCTGAAGGAGCAGGTCCCCGGGATCGACCGCTGCCTGATCGCCGGGCACTTTCACAACGACCTCGGTCTGGCGGTGGCGAACACCCTCGCGGCGGTGCAGGCCGGGGCGGCCGTGGTGCAGTGCACCGTCGGCGGGATCGGCGAACGGGCCGGGAACGCCAGCTTGGAGGAGGTCGCCGTCGCCCTCGAATTGAACAAGCAGCAGTACGGCCGCACCCATAAGCTGGACCTCTCGAAGCTGGCCCCGCTGGGCCAGTTGGTCAGCGAACTGACCGGGGTGCCGGTCTCCCCGATGAAGCCGGTCTACGGGGCGAACGTCTGGGCCACGGAGGCCGGCATCCATCAGGACGGCTTCCTCAAGCACCCGGACACCTACCTGCCGTACCGCCCGGAGCTGGTCGGCGGCCCGCCGGTGCATCTGGTGCTGGGCCGGCACAGCGGACGGGGCGCCGTACGGGTGCGGTTGAAGGAACTGAACCTGCCGGACGACGACGCCGCGACCGCCCGCGTGGTGGAGGGCCTCAAGTCGCTGCCGAAGCGAACCCCGATCACCGACGACCGCCTCCGCCGCTGGGCCGTCGGCCAGAATGCGGCGGGAGAGAATTAA
- a CDS encoding DUF962 domain-containing protein codes for MIRNFLTNYGARHRHPANVLLHAIGLPVTFALPVWLLVEERPWWALAAFVGGYALQFLGHAIEGNDAGETVLVKRWLGKPYREYAESPPDR; via the coding sequence GTGATCCGCAACTTCCTGACGAACTACGGTGCCCGCCACCGGCACCCGGCGAACGTGCTGCTGCACGCGATCGGACTGCCGGTGACGTTCGCGCTGCCGGTCTGGTTGCTGGTCGAGGAGCGGCCGTGGTGGGCCCTGGCGGCGTTCGTCGGCGGCTACGCGCTGCAGTTCCTCGGGCACGCGATCGAGGGGAACGACGCCGGCGAAACCGTGCTGGTGAAACGCTGGTTGGGAAAGCCCTACCGAGAATACGCAGAGTCTCCCCCAGATCGTTAA